The DNA window CGATGGCTCCGACTATCACTATAAGTCCCATCATGAGCCCGTTCAGAGGTCTCATCAGCTCTACTGCAGCTGTTATCTTAGCCAACAGGGGCCCTAGCTTGCATGGGACTCTCTGCTTATAAACTGTGAAGTGCTCATATCCTTAGGGGCAGCGTTGAGCGAGCTTGAATCCCAGATTGGCAGCCCTGCTGCAAGGATAAGGTACCCTGACGCCAAGCTCTTCAAGTCGATAGTTGACTCGCTTGCCGAGATAGTTGAGGAGGCCTCATTCACAATAACCAAGGACGGAGTCAAGGTAGTAGGCCTTGACCCTGCTAAGGTGGCTTATATAGAGGCCACGATACCTTATTCAAGCTTTCTCGAGTATGAATTATCCCAGGACTCTGTTGTCATGGGGGCTAACCTCTCACTGCTCTCAAGGGCCCTGGTAGAGACTAAGAAGGGCAACAGCGTTGAGTTCAGGGTGACACAGTCCCAAGTGCTCATAAAGGTCGAAGGCCAGGCCAAGAGGACCTACTTGTTACCTAACATAGAGGTCTCCCTTGAGATGCCCGAGATGAAGCTTGACCATGATGTAGACGTGAGAATAATGGCCGACCCGTTCAGGAGGGCTATTGAGGACGCCGGCGAGTTCAGCAACACTGTTGAGTTCGAGGCCACCGATACGTACTTTGCGGTCAGGGCTAGCGGGGGCAGGAGGGCTGAAGCCAAGTTCCTGAGCGGCTCCGGCTCGCTCATATCGCTGGAGGTCAAGAGCCCAGCGAGGGCGACCTACGACTACAGCTACCTTGACAAGGTACTCTCCCTGGCCAAGGTGGCCGAGCAGGTGGAGGTCATGTTTAAGACTGACAGCCCCGTGGAGCTGAGGTTCGACTCGGCGACCTTCTCGGTAAGGTACATATTGGCGCCATATGCTGCTGGCGCCGAGACTCCTGGGGAGGGCGGCGGGGGAAGGAGAGGGAGGGCGACGAGGAGAAAGGAGGCAGAGGAAAGCGAAGGGACAGAGTCTGAGGAGGGCGACGAGGAATCTGAGGAGTCGCCAGAGGGCTGAGCTTTTTTACATCAATAGAGATCCTTTACAGTATTATGCCCGCAACATGCTGGGTGGATAACCCTCGCCTGATGGGGCAATGCCCCCAAGGGCTAGGGGGATGGGGAGCCGTAGATGGAAGCCCAGCGGCGCGGGGCTTGACAGCCGCCCATGAGCCTACGCTGATCGCCTATGAGGCGCGGGCGAGGTGGGGTCCCTACGCCCGATCATGAATAAGCTTAAGATGGTTGAGGTGAGGGCGTGGGGCAAATGGTCAGAAGACGAGTAGGGCCCTCCTTGAGGCAGGCAGCTCAGGGCCCTCGCTGAAGTACCTCGCAGGGTCGCCCACAACGTGACACATTGCCTTAAGCAGCTCAAATGAGTCGTCCCTCCCCCATACCACGGCTCCAGTCCTTGACTTTGCCACAGAGTATGCCGTGCTGAGGCCGCCGTATACTATTACTGAGGTCGCGCTGTTCAGCATTGACACTGTCTGCACGACCTCGGAGCAGTCGTCGTACAGCGACACAGAGATTATAGGTGCCTCCACGTCGCCCCAGAGGATCTCAGCGCCCCGCGGCACTTCGCTCAGCACCACGGGGGACATGTAATTGCCCTCAGCTCTGGCCTCGCCCAGCGCCCTCGCACCCCTTGACGTTGCATCGCTCACAAGCTTAGCCGCCCTGTCCACAAGCCCCCTCGTCCTAAGGGGTCCAACGTCCTTACCCTCAAGAGGGTCACCCACGCTGAGCTGGGAGATGTAGTCCTGCATGGAGTCCACCAGGTCCTCCCCAAGGCCCCTTAGGGCCAGGACCCACCTGACCGACCCACAGGCCTGACCAGCGTTAGAGACCGCCGACTCTACTACCTTCTTTGCAAGGCCTTCCACGTCCTTAGGCTCAGCGCAGAGAAGCAGCGCCGCCCTGCCGGAGCAGTTAGCTATAACGTTGCTGAAGCTCCTCCTGAGGGACCTGTACGTGAACTCCCTGCCGAAGAGCACCACCGAGGCCACCTCCTCAGCCGGCAGGGTCCCATAGGAGCTCGTGTTTATCATTGAGAGGAAGTCGCCGAGGTCCGTCTCCCTCAGCGCCGAGAGGGCGGCTGCCACTGAGGCTGAGGCCTGCCACGGGGGTTTGACCACGGCCGGCATGCCGTTGGCCAGGAGCGTCGAGGCCCCAGCTATTGAGCCAAAGAAGGGGGATGTGAAGGGGGGCAGGACGAGCCCTACGCCCTCCCTGACTATAACTTGAGCTGAGGTCCACTCGCCACTTAGATCAAAGTGAGGCCTGCCAGTGGTAGTGGTGCCCCTGGAGCTCAGGAGCTCCTGCGCCTGAGAGATAAACGACTGAGAGGCCTCCACCTCCTCCCTGGCGTCTGGCAGCCTCTTCCCAGTCTCGGCCGATATTATCTTAGCTATGACGTCCTTGTAATCATCTATAGTGTCTGAAGCCTCGGCCAGCACCTCAAGCCTGTCAGAGGGCGACATCAGGGAGAGGGCGTCGTACCTTAGGTCAAAGGCCGCCTCAAGGTCCTGCGTAATTACAACGTAGTACCTGTGGCCCAGCGGCGTCTCAACCCAGACCTTCCTGCCCTGGTCCCTTGACATGCCAGCTATCACGTTCTTTATGCCGCGCCCGTCCTCCGTAACTAAGGCGTCATCAATGGACCTCAGGAGGTCAACTACAAGGCTCAAGCTTAACACCTCAGACAGGCTCCTCCGGGTACCCCATAGCTTTGGCCACGTATACAGCCATAGCAAATAGTGCGCTGCTGAGCCTATTAACTACCTTAAGCGCCTGCGGGTCAACTTTGTACTCCCTTGAGGCCCTCACCATTATCCTCTCGGCCCTCCTCATAACAGTCCTTGCCACGTGCAGGGCCGCGGCTGGCACAGGCCCTGAAGGCAGGACGAAGTTCTTCAGTGGATGCCTGCCGTAGTAGCTGTCAGCCATGTCCTCCAGCTTTCTTAGATCGTCGTCAGTGATGGACCTGATGCCAGAGACTGTGTAGCCTACCCTGAAGATGAGCCTCTGAAGGTACTCCAGGTCTGAGAGGACGTCACCCATGTAGCTTGGCACTAGCGAGCGCGCCAGCCCAACGAAGCTGTTGGCCTCATCAAGGGCCCCCAGGAGCTCTATCAGCACGTGATCCTTTGGAACCCTCTCCTTTAGCAGGCTGCAGTAAGTGGTTCCGTCGTCACCAGTCCTTGTGAATACGTGAGACAACCCATTGCACCGGCTGCAAAGGAAGGCCAGGACTAATATAAGTGCGCAGCTAACCAGAGCCTAGGGCTGCTAGTTAAAAGATATTCATTTCAATTCCCTTGACGATAAAAGGATCGTTGCACTACAACGCGGGAACCTTAGGCCCTGGCGCTCACGCCGAGATATCATAGTGCATCGTGAGCGGGGTGGTGGTCGCCGCAAAGACATAGCCCTCCCTGAAGACATAGCTTACCACGGCCATGTACCTGTCCTGAAGCCTCGGCAGGTAGTGCCTCACCTCCTGCGGCAGCGAGAGCGCCTCGACCTGGGACTCCTCGCTCCTCAGGAGTATCTTTGTGTTGGCCAGCTGGATCACTATGCTGTTCAGGTCCTTCGGGCTGTGTGTACTGAAGACGAGCCCTATGCCCCTTGACCTGCCCAGCCTGGCGACCTTTGATATCATCGCTGAGATGGCGCTAACCTCCTCCACCTCCTCCTTCGACCTGCCCTCGCTTGGGAAGAACTGGTGGGCCTCGTCTATGAATATCACTACCTCAGGCGAGTCCCTCTCCCTCCTCCTCCAGGCCTCGTGCTTCCAGGCTATGAGCCTGTCAAGCATCCTGTAGGCTAGCACCCTGAGCGCCTCAGGGCCGCCCTGGGAGCCCTCAAGGCCCTTCCTAAGGTCAAGGACCACCGGCACCCTAGCGCCGTTGGCCTCCTTCACTATGGCCTCCCAGCTGGGCTCCTCCAGGACCTCAAGGCCCCTGTCTGTCTCAACAAGTATGTCAACAAACCCCGTGTCCAGGAGCGATGAGACCCTCCTGAACAGGGCCTCGAGGGTGCTCCTGTGGGGCATCATTTGAACAATCGTGCCTGAGGTGAACTCTATTGCATCGGCGAGGCCGACCTCTAGGGTTCCCCCTGAGTCGCTGCGACCTATGAGCCTCTTGCTCGTCAGGTACTTCGTGTCAGCGACTGTCTTGCCAAACAGCTTTCTCCTCAGCTCCCCCTTGTAAATGGCCACGTAGCTGCCAACAAGCTCCAGGGCCATATTAATTGCCTGCTCGTCCCCGTTGGCTGCGCCCTTCCTGAGCTTTGTAAGGGCGTTGAGCAGCGCCGCCTGCACAACTTCAAGCGGAGGGTTGAAGCCGAACTCGGCCCTGAACCTCCTCCTTATTGAGCTGAGCGCGCCCCTGGCTAACTCGCTGAGGCCAGGCATAAGGCTTGAGAGCGAGTCAGCGCCGCTCCTGGTGGTGTCTATAAAGTATGGCACGAGGTCCAGCCTGAAGGGCAGGTCTTGTGCCTCAAAGTAGCTCAGGCCTGTCTCAGGTGAGACTATGTGTTTAAACGCGCCGCCTGCGTCCCCGCCCAGGAGGGGCGCTATCACGTCAGCCACGTAATCCCTGCCTATCTCCTTCATGGCGTCATTGAATGCCTGCCCCTCCCTGGAGGCCCTGGTCTCCATTGTGGCCTGGGCCGTGACTGGGAGCACCACCATAACCCCGGCTGGAGGCGAGACGCCGGAGTAGACGCCGGAGTATATCTCCCTCGGCTCCGGCTCCCTCTGGGGGCCCATGGGGAGCTGAACAAAGTCGTCGTTAAGGTCTGCCACTATCGCAGTGAAGCCAGGCCCCTGTTGGCTGTAGGCCGAGGCTATCATGTTCTTGAGAAGGGTTGTCTTGCCAGCGCCGGTTGTGCCTATTATAAGCACGTGGTGAAGGAACGCCTGAAGCGGGAGCTTAACTGGGATCCTGCCGCCCTCTATCAGGCCTCCGGGCGTCGCCAGGCTGCCCAGAGTTACCCCCTCAGCCGGGAGCGCCAGGAGCTCCCTCAGCGTCTGGGGGGACGGCACTACGACGGGGGCCTGGGGCTCTATGCTCTTTATTGCGGGCCTCGGGGCGCCGTCGCTGTCCCCCTTCTCAAGGATGAGTTCGCCCTCTATCACGGTGTCCGTCATAAGGCCCCTGGGCTCAACAGCGTTGACTATGGGGCTCACGGGGGGCTGGAGGCCCATTATGGCAAGCTCGTCCCTCCTGTTGATGGCTGTAACCCTCACCAGGACGAGCCTGAGGTCCTTGGGGTCAACTATGATGAGGTAGTCACCTACCCTCTGGAACGGCGCCTCCGTCTCGCCGTAGTACGTGGACGGGTCCACGATGAACTCTATTCTTGAGCCCTCCCCCACCTTCACCTCGCCGAACCTGGAGACCCTCCCAACGACCTTGCCCACGGCCTTCGCCTTATCGTAGGCGGCCGTCAGCATGCGGTCAAGCTTGTCCACCTCGCTCTCTATCGACTTCAGCCTCTCGCCAAGCTGAAGCTGGCCCCCGTCGGTCACTCACTCCTCCCCCTCCTCAAGGAGCCCCCTGAGCTCCACCTCGCTCTCATAGCCTATCCTGCCGCCCAGCCCCATTACTTCTTTGGCAAGCAGGGCTCTTAAGGAGGACGTGAGGGCCTTAGCCCTCCTGTCGCTCATGGAGACGCTCACAGGCTCAAGGCTCTCCCTGGCTATGGAGTCTGCGAGGAAGGCCTGGAGCGGGTCAACCCCCACGTCCTCGAGCATGCGCAGCGTCTCCTCAGTGTACTCAAGCCTGTAGACCCTTGACCTGACCCCGGGCCTCTGCCAGGCGCTTGGAGTCATCACCACGTACTCCACGACCTTATTGATGCCGTCGCCGCCCCTCGCCATTATCTTAGGCGTCACGTAGACTCTGCCCGGCTCCTCAGCTATGCACGAGGACGCGAGCCTCTGCAGTATCATTGAGTCCGTCTCGCTGGAGCCGTCGACGCCGCAGCCATCAAGGAGCCTCAGGTAGCCGGGCGAGGAGGAGAGCAGGGAGCTCCTCTCGACCCTCTTCACCACGCCTATGACCGGGAAGCCCAAGGACTCAAGGCCCCTCAGGGCCTCGTACCTCTGCACCATAAGGCTCCCAACCCCCTTGCCCTGGCTTATGAATATGGGACCGTCAAGCATGACCACGGGCCTCCTGCCCAGCTCGGCGAAGGCCTTTGCTATCTCCTGCGCCGGGGCCTCCATGGCCCACCTCTCAAGCGAGAGCCTGGCGTAGTTAGCGAGCTGCGATATGAGGGCCTGTGAGATGTCCTGGGGGGCCGCTGGTACCAGGGCGACGCCCTCCTCCTCGGGGAGCTCGAGGGGGCCGTGGGGTATGACGTAGATGAACGGGGGAGGCGAGGCGCCGCACTCAAGGGGGCTGTAGAGCGAGGGGTAGTCGCAGAGCTCCACGGGCCCCGGGCCTGATATTGAGAGCGCCGAGATGACGACGTCAGCGTATGGGGTAGCAAGGAGCCTTGTGCTGGTGTCGATGCCTATGTGAACAAGCTGCCTCAGCGACCTGGGCAGGCCGCGGGGGAAGCCCGGGACAAGCCTTGGAAGGAGGGGCCTTGAGGCCCCCTCGAACAGCTCCACGGGCCCCCTGTCCTCGTCCCCTGACGCCTCCAGTATGTCTGAGAGCCTGAGCGACCTGCCCCTGGCTCCCTGCCTTGACGCCTTCCCTGGGTTCATGAGCCCCCTCGCGAGTTTGCCAACAACCTCAGCCGCGGCTGTCGTGGTGCTCATCGACGAAGCCCTTTTCTACAGTATTAGCGTTACGGTAATACCTTATAAAGGGACCCGTGGCCGGATCCGGCAAACCCCAGGCGGAGCTTGGAATAAAGTAATACCATGCCCAGCCCGCACTCAAGGTATGCTCTGCCGCGGCCGCACTGGCAACTGTATAATTGTTGCAGGCGGCGCCTCAGCGTCAATGGCAGCTCTCAGAGGTAATCAAAGAGCTAGAATACCATAAAATGTTAAACAACGCCTGTAAAGCGCCTGGCGCGGGGGAGGATGATCTCAGTAGTCACGGCCTCCTACAACGAGGCTGAGAACGTCCCGAGGCTTGCTGAGAGGCTCAGGGCCGCCCTGGGAGGGCTTGAGCACGAGCTAATCCTAGTTGACGACAGCTCCCCCGATGGGACTGCGGATGTGGCATCCAGGTACTTCGACAGGGTTATAGTGATGGATCATGCTGGGCAGACCGCCTGCCTGCTTGAGGGCATAAGGAGCTCGAGGGGCGACCTCGTCGTCACCATAGACGCTGACCTAGAGAACCCTCCAGAGCTTGTCCCCCTCATGTTGCAGACGGCCAAAGCGATGGGGTGTGACGTCCTCGTCGCCTCAAGGACCGTGCTTCCGAGGCCTCTCGAAATCGTGGCGTCGTCAACCCTTGGAAGGCTGCTGGGGGTGTCTGACCTCTTCTCCAACTTCAGGGTCTACAGGAAGTCCCTCCTGGCTGACTACGCTCTTAAGCTTGGGGAGACCTTCGGGTGCGAGCTCCTGGCAGCCTCAAGGCTTAGGGGGGCCAGGGTCTGTGATGTACTGTACAGGCCTCCTCCGAGGAGGCGAAACCCCAGGATTGGAGGGGCTCTCAGGGCTAACGCCAGGGCCGCAATGGCATGGCTTAAGTGCATGTACTTTTACCTTGGCCTCTCAGCGGCAAAGGGCCTGGTCTATACATAATATAATAAAGTCGCGTTATATTAAGTAATACCCTTTCGGTGGGATAAAAGCTCTTGTAAAGAACTGCCTCATAAACCATTACAATCCATATCATAACGTTTTTTAAGGACTGTTTAGTAGAACCCATATTAGTGGTTTAGTGTAATGAGTAGCGAGGAGAGAATTCAGAGGGCCGAGAGCACAGACAGACAGCTCAGGAGGTCCCTCTCGCTGATAGACGTAACTGCCCTCGTCTTCGGCGCCCTGGTAGGAAGCGGCTGGCTCTTCGCCTCCTACTACACGGCAATGGCAGTAGGCCCCGCGGCCTTCATTTCATGGATTATTGCGGGGGTGCTCATGCTCTTCGTGGCACTCGCGTTCGCCGAGCTCTCCGCGGCAATACCTAAGTCAGGGTCTATAGTTAGGTACCCCCAGTACACTCACGGCAGCTTCGCGTCATTAGTCCTCTCATGGTCTTACCTCGTGGCCTCCCTGAGCGTGGCCCCCGCCGAGGCGATAGCGGTGGTGACCTACCTGGCCATATTCTTCCCATGGCTCTACGCCACCAAGACGACGCCCCTGGGAAGCGTCACGGTGCTCACGGCGCCCGGAGTCATCATAGCGTTCGCGCTGCTGACAGCGTTCTTCCTAATAAACTACTATGGAGTTAAAATTATGGGCTCCA is part of the Acidilobus sp. 7A genome and encodes:
- a CDS encoding aldehyde dehydrogenase family protein codes for the protein MSLVVDLLRSIDDALVTEDGRGIKNVIAGMSRDQGRKVWVETPLGHRYYVVITQDLEAAFDLRYDALSLMSPSDRLEVLAEASDTIDDYKDVIAKIISAETGKRLPDAREEVEASQSFISQAQELLSSRGTTTTGRPHFDLSGEWTSAQVIVREGVGLVLPPFTSPFFGSIAGASTLLANGMPAVVKPPWQASASVAAALSALRETDLGDFLSMINTSSYGTLPAEEVASVVLFGREFTYRSLRRSFSNVIANCSGRAALLLCAEPKDVEGLAKKVVESAVSNAGQACGSVRWVLALRGLGEDLVDSMQDYISQLSVGDPLEGKDVGPLRTRGLVDRAAKLVSDATSRGARALGEARAEGNYMSPVVLSEVPRGAEILWGDVEAPIISVSLYDDCSEVVQTVSMLNSATSVIVYGGLSTAYSVAKSRTGAVVWGRDDSFELLKAMCHVVGDPARYFSEGPELPASRRALLVF
- a CDS encoding cob(I)yrinic acid a,c-diamide adenosyltransferase, with translation MSHVFTRTGDDGTTYCSLLKERVPKDHVLIELLGALDEANSFVGLARSLVPSYMGDVLSDLEYLQRLIFRVGYTVSGIRSITDDDLRKLEDMADSYYGRHPLKNFVLPSGPVPAAALHVARTVMRRAERIMVRASREYKVDPQALKVVNRLSSALFAMAVYVAKAMGYPEEPV
- a CDS encoding helicase HerA-like domain-containing protein: MTDGGQLQLGERLKSIESEVDKLDRMLTAAYDKAKAVGKVVGRVSRFGEVKVGEGSRIEFIVDPSTYYGETEAPFQRVGDYLIIVDPKDLRLVLVRVTAINRRDELAIMGLQPPVSPIVNAVEPRGLMTDTVIEGELILEKGDSDGAPRPAIKSIEPQAPVVVPSPQTLRELLALPAEGVTLGSLATPGGLIEGGRIPVKLPLQAFLHHVLIIGTTGAGKTTLLKNMIASAYSQQGPGFTAIVADLNDDFVQLPMGPQREPEPREIYSGVYSGVSPPAGVMVVLPVTAQATMETRASREGQAFNDAMKEIGRDYVADVIAPLLGGDAGGAFKHIVSPETGLSYFEAQDLPFRLDLVPYFIDTTRSGADSLSSLMPGLSELARGALSSIRRRFRAEFGFNPPLEVVQAALLNALTKLRKGAANGDEQAINMALELVGSYVAIYKGELRRKLFGKTVADTKYLTSKRLIGRSDSGGTLEVGLADAIEFTSGTIVQMMPHRSTLEALFRRVSSLLDTGFVDILVETDRGLEVLEEPSWEAIVKEANGARVPVVLDLRKGLEGSQGGPEALRVLAYRMLDRLIAWKHEAWRRRERDSPEVVIFIDEAHQFFPSEGRSKEEVEEVSAISAMISKVARLGRSRGIGLVFSTHSPKDLNSIVIQLANTKILLRSEESQVEALSLPQEVRHYLPRLQDRYMAVVSYVFREGYVFAATTTPLTMHYDISA
- a CDS encoding DNA double-strand break repair nuclease NurA, yielding MSTTTAAAEVVGKLARGLMNPGKASRQGARGRSLRLSDILEASGDEDRGPVELFEGASRPLLPRLVPGFPRGLPRSLRQLVHIGIDTSTRLLATPYADVVISALSISGPGPVELCDYPSLYSPLECGASPPPFIYVIPHGPLELPEEEGVALVPAAPQDISQALISQLANYARLSLERWAMEAPAQEIAKAFAELGRRPVVMLDGPIFISQGKGVGSLMVQRYEALRGLESLGFPVIGVVKRVERSSLLSSSPGYLRLLDGCGVDGSSETDSMILQRLASSCIAEEPGRVYVTPKIMARGGDGINKVVEYVVMTPSAWQRPGVRSRVYRLEYTEETLRMLEDVGVDPLQAFLADSIARESLEPVSVSMSDRRAKALTSSLRALLAKEVMGLGGRIGYESEVELRGLLEEGEE
- a CDS encoding glycosyltransferase — protein: MISVVTASYNEAENVPRLAERLRAALGGLEHELILVDDSSPDGTADVASRYFDRVIVMDHAGQTACLLEGIRSSRGDLVVTIDADLENPPELVPLMLQTAKAMGCDVLVASRTVLPRPLEIVASSTLGRLLGVSDLFSNFRVYRKSLLADYALKLGETFGCELLAASRLRGARVCDVLYRPPPRRRNPRIGGALRANARAAMAWLKCMYFYLGLSAAKGLVYT